GCCAGCTCGCGGGCCGCCTCCTCGGCGCCCCGGGCCACCGCCGGGTAGTAGTAGTCCAGCGACGGCACCAGCATCCCGAGCGCGGTGACGTCCGGCTCCTCGGCCAGGGCGGGCGGGTCGTCCGCCGACGGCAGGGCCACGCCGCCGTGCACCCGCCGGACCAGGCCCTCGGCGGCCAGCTGCGCGATGTCCCGGCGCAGCGTCACGGCCGCCGCGCCGAGCGTCTCGGTCAGGTCGGAGATCCGCAGCACCCCGTCCCGCTGCAACGCCTCGAGCAGCCGCGCCCGCCGGGTCTCCGCCAGCGGACCCCGCTTGTCCGATGTGTTCACTCCGGCTCCTTGACGGTCAGGTCGAGCGTACCGATCGGGCCGAGCCCGCTCACGTCGATCTCCAGGCGGGTCAGGCGATCGCCCCAGACGGTGCTGAGCAGGGGATCGTCCAGCTCCCGCACGCTTGTCGCGCACGGTACCGGCGGACTCCAGCTCAGCCGCAGCAGGCCCGCGCCGTCCGGCGCGCGCACCTCGGCCGTGCCGTCGCCGACGCGCACCGCACCGGCCAGCACCAGGTGGATCCGCGTCGGCCGGTCGTCGCCGGGCTCCAGCTCCCACTGATCGGTCACGGTCACCGTGTCCCGATCAAGCCGGGCCGTCCGGCGCCAGGTCCGCACGCCCGCTCCCGGATAGGCGTCGGCAAGATCCAAGACCAGTTCCCGGTACGACCTGACGACGTCCCGAGCCCGGCACGCACGTCCCGCCGCCTGTGCCACCCCTCGGATCTCCGGAACGTTGTGCCAGGAGCTCCCCATCATCCACAGCTCGTACCGTCGCGGCCCGAACGTCTGCGCCGTGTACGTCGGCCGTCCCGGATCCACCAGCACCGGCACCCCGTTCAGCGCGACCAGGAAACTGCCCACGTCGTTGTGGTTGTGGTTCTCGTCGTTGTGCCCGCCCTTGACCGCCAGCGTCAGCCCGGCGGCACTACCGGCCGTCGCCCGCGCGATCAGCACCTGCGTCGACGGAAACCACACCTCCCGCGCCAGCCAGGACTCGCCCGCGAGGCCGGCCGGGTTGCCGGTGGCAGGGGCGGGTGGGGTGGTGGAGGCCGCGAGCCAGGCGGGGTCGGTCAGGGCGCGCAGGAGGCGGCCCAGGCCGTCGGACTCGTGGGCGACCGGCTCGCCGGGGCGGCGGTGGGCCGCCGCGTGGGCGAGTGCCGCCGGGTCGCCCGCACGGCGGGCTTCGCGGTGCAGTTGCTGCCACGGCTGGTCGCCGGAGGGGCGGGCCGAGCAGTCCGCGAAGTTGACATACCAGGGGCCGCCCAGGTGCATCCGGTGCGGGAACGCCACGGTCTCGCGCAGGACCGGGATCGCGCCGGCGGTCAGCGCCCCGTCCGAGGCGTAGGCCAGCACGTCGAGGGCCTCGAGGAGCCGGCCAGCGCCGTTCCACCAGTACCCGTAGCCCTCGTCGATCGCGCCGTCCGGGGGCAGCGCGGCGACAAACCGATCGATACCCTCGATCGCGAGCCGGACCAGCGCCTCCCGCCGCTCGCCGGGGTCGACCAGCTGCAAGGCGGCGACCAGGACGTTCCCGTGGATCCAGGGGTTCCAGTTGTGCACGTCCCCGAGCCACTGCCAGTCCCGCCGCCGCTCGAACGGCCCCAGCACCCGGCGCTCCACCTCCCACCGGATCCGCGCGCGCACGCCGGGCACCCGCTCGTCCAGTGGCGCCCCGAGCAGGTGGTCGATCCAGGCCAGGTCGGCGGCCACCTCGCCGGCGCCGAGATCCAGGTAGGGCTCGGCGACGGTCGGCACCACCGCGCCGTACCGCTCGAACGTGTCGTCGTGCGCGGGCCAGCACCAACTGCTCTGCTCGCACCAGAGGGTCACCCCGTCGGCCACCTCGTCCAGCCACCGCTCGTCGAGCGTCACCGCCGCGACCACCGCGGCCCGCGCGACCCGCTCGTGCCGCGCCCACACGACCTGCTCGTAGCCGTCCCGATCCCCGTCCCGGAAGTAGCGCGCATAACCGCTGGCCAACGGCACCGGCCACGGGGTCCCGAGCTCGGCCTCGGCCCGCGCTCGCAGCTCCCGCACGGTGGTCGCGTCGAGAGCGGCCCCGTCTGGGCGATGGCCGGCGTCGGGAGCGGCTCCGTCCGAGCGATGGCCGGCGTCGGGAGCGGCCCGGTCCGCGCGGTGGCCGGCAGGGTCGGGAGGGGTCCAGGCGGTGCGGTCGGTCGCCGGGGGGACCGGCAGGCAGCGGCCGGGTGGCCGCAGCAGCCCCGGCCCGACCGTCGGCCACAACTCGGCCAGAGGCCCGGTGAACGAGCTCATCGCACCACCCCCGATGTGATCGATTGAGATCGTATCAGATCACTTCGGCGGTCATGGATGCCTGCGCCGATCGCCACTCTGGACCGTCGGGAAGCAAAGCTCCAGGTTGAGAAGGCAGATCGCTTCTGAGCGCATCAGTTCGTAACAGACATTGACATGCTCGATTATGAGCGTTTTACTTCCACGCAACGATCGCTCCACTCCGGAGAGTGCCGCGTGCCTGAGGATCCGCGAACACCCGCCCCGTCCCGCCCCGACTGGACCCGCGAGCAGTGGCTGCACCTGGCCGACCGGATGCTCTCCGCCGCCCGTCGCCACGGTTCGCCCGGCCACGCCCGGATCACCTTCCCCGGCGCCGAGGGCGGTTACGGCCACGACGTGGACGGGCTCGAAGGCTTCGCCCGGACGTTCCTGACGGCCGGCTTCCGGATCGCCGGTGCCCGCGGCGAGGGCGTCGACGAGCTGCTCGACTGGTACGCGACCGGCCTGGCCACCGGCAGCGACCCGCACTCGCCCGAGCGCTGGGTACGGCTCACCGAGCACTCGCAGGCCAAGGTCGAGGCGGCGAGCATCGCGCTGATCCTGGACCTGACCCGCCCCTGGCTGTGGGACCGGCTCGACCCGGCGGTGCAGGAGCGGATCGTCGACTACCTCGCGCCGGCCGTCGGCGACGACACCTATCCACGGATCAACTGGGTCTGGTTCCGGATCGTGGTGCAGACGTTCCTGCGCTCGGCCGGTGGCCCGTGGTCGGCCGGGGACATCGCCGCCGACCTGGCCGCGCACGAGTCGTTCCGGCGCGCCGACGGCTGGCTCTCCGACGGGGACCGGCGCGGGTTCGACCACTACATCGGGTGGGCGCTGCACCTCTACCCGATCCTGTGGATGCGGATGCTCGGCGCGTCCGGCCTGACCGGCGGGCGCGAGAAGCAGTGGGTGAGCGATCTCGACCGGTATCTCCAGGACGCGGTCGCGCTGGTCGGTGCGGACGGGTCGCCGCTGGTGCAGGGACGCAGCCTGATCTACCGGTTCGCGGCGGCCGTACCGTTCTGGGCCGGCGTCGTCGCCGAGGTGCCGTCGGTGCCGGCCGGGCAGTTGCGGCACGCGGCCGACCTGGTCGTGCGGCACTTCGTGGATCGGGGCGCGCCGGACGGGGACGGGCTGCTCACCATGGGGTGGCACGGGACGTGGCGGCGGCTGGCGCAGTCGTACTCCGGGCCCGGGTCGCCGTATTGGGCGAGCAAGGGCCTGCTCGGGATCGCGCTGCCCGCCGACCATCCGGTGTGGACCGCGCCGAGCGTGCCGCTGCCGGTCGAGCGGGGTGACTTCGTCCGGACGGTGGCGGCTCCGGCCTGGATCGTCTCCGGCACGAGAGCCGACGGGATCGTCCGGGTGGTCAACCACGGGACGGACCACGGGTTCGAGGGGCGCGGTGGGGCGGACTCACCGCTGTACGCCCGGCTCGGCTACTCGACGGCGACCGCGCCGGTGCTCGACGAGGCGGGCTGGACCCGGCCCGAGGACCAGTCGGTGGTGCTCGTCGACCGGGACGGGAACACCACGCATCGCAGCGGGATGCGGGCTCTGGGCGTACCGGAAACCGGGTCTGACGGTCTGATCCACTGGGTGCGGATCGAGGACAGCGGTCCGGACCACGGGTCGGGGCGGGCCGGGACGGTCCGGACGGCCGCGCGTCTCACGGTCTTCTCGCTGGTCCGCGGGATCTTCGAGGTGCGGCTGGCGCAGGTCGACGACGTCCGCGACGATCCCGCGACGCTGCGGCTGCGGATCGGCGGCTGGCCGGTCACCGGCGACCTGATCTCCCATCTGTCCGCGATCCTGCCGCCCGGCGGCGCGACCGGGACCACCGTCCACGACGACGCCGGGCCGTTCGGCGGCCCGGTCCGGGTGCCCTGGGTCGACCATCCGGTCGAGCCGGGCGCCTGGACCGCCACGCTCGTCGCGCTCACCACCGCCTTGCCCGAGGAACCGCGCTGTCGTGTCGAGATCGGCGACACCGTGCGGGTGACCTGGCCGGACGGCGTCATCACGGAGCACCACCTCGATCTGATGAAGGAGCAGGGATGAAACGCTCGACAGCCGCCGTCACGGCGCTCTTGCTCGCGCTGACCGGTTGCTCGTCCGGAGACGGCGGGTCCGGCGGGGACGACGCGAACACGCTCACGCTGGCCGGGTGGAGCCTGGCCACCACGCCCGAGTTCAAGGTGCTCGCCGACGGGTTCCACGCGAAGTATCCGGACGTCACGGTCGCGCTCAAGGAGTACGACCCGAAGAACTACGACACCCAGATGATCGCGGACCTGGCGGCCGGCAAGGCGCCGGACGTGTACGTGCAGAAGACGCTGAAGAACTTCTACACCTACCAGAACGGCAAGCAGCTGCTGGACGTCTCGGACGTGGCGTCCGGGCTCGGCTCGGGCACCAACGGACTGTCGTCGTACCAGGTCGAGGGGAAGACGTACGCGATTCCCTATCGGCAGGACTCCTGGGTCATCTACTACAACAAGGCGCTGTTCGACCAGGCCAAGGTGAAGTATCCGGACGGGTCGTGGACCTGGGACGACTATGCCGACGCGGGCAAGCGGCTGACCACCGGGCTGAAGGCGGCCGGGTCCAAGGCGCTCGGCGTCTACGAGCACGTCTGGCAGTCGACGTTGCAGGGATTCGCGCTGGCGCAGTCGCCCGGCGCCGACCTGACCAGCGGGAACTTCGGTTACCTGAAGCCGTATTACACCCGGGCCGTCGATCTCCAGAAGGCCGGGGCGCAGGTCTCGCTCGGCGACGCGACCACCAACAACCTGACCTACCAGGCGCAGTTCGGCAAGCAGCAGGCGGCCATGATGACCATGGGCACCTGGTACATCGCCACCCTGCTCAGCCAGCAGAAGAGCGGCGACGCGGACAGGTTCGAGTGGGGCATCGCCCCGGCGCCGCAGCTCGACAAGTCGACCACCGGCACCTCCGCCACGCCGGTCACCTTCGCCGACCCGACCGGCATGGGTATCAACCCTAAGATCAATAAAGACAGGATCGACACTGCGAAGAAATTCCTTGCGTACGCCGGGAGCGCCGACGCCGCGAAGGCGCTCGCGGGCATCGGCATCACCCCGGCGAACACCGACGCCGCGGCCGGCACCATCTTCGCGATCCCGGGCGTACCCACCGACGCGGTGTCCAAGTTCGCGTTCACCAAGCACGACACCAAGCCGGAGAACCCGGTCGGCAAGAACACCGCGCCGTTGCAGAACATCCTCAACGACCTGCACACCGCGGTGCTGTCCGGCTCCAAGGACATCGACACCGCGATCGCCGAGGCGCAGGAGCGGGCCAAGAACGAGGTCCTCACCAAGTGACCCGCCGGAACACTCTGCTCGGCTGGGGCTTCCTGCTGCCGAACCTCGCCGGGTTCGCGCTGCTCACCATGGTGCCGGTGGTGCTGCTGTTCTACTACGCGTTCACCACCTGGGACATCTTCGGCGGCGCCGAGTGGACCGGCCTGGACAACGCCCGGCAGCTGATCCACGACGCCGTCTTCTGGACCGCGATGCGGAACACGCTGTACTACACGGTGTTCCACATCCCGCTCACCCTGGTGGTGTCGCTGGGGCTGGCGCTGCTGCTGAACAAGCGGCTGCGGGCCGTGGCGTTCTTCCGCACCGTCGCGTTCTTCCCCTACATCGCGTCGATCGTGGCCGTCGCCCAGGTCTGGAACATGCTGTTCAGCCCCGGGTACGGCCCGATCAACGCGATGCTGCGGGCCATCGGCGCCGACCATCCGCCGGGCTGGACCACCTCGGCGGACGCTTCGATGCCGGCGGTGATCCTGGTCGGCACCTGGCGGGAGATGGGCTACTTCATGCTGATCTTCCTGGCCGGGTTGCAGACCGTGCCGGGCGAGCTCTACGAGGCGGCCCGGGTGGACGGCGCCGGCGCCTGGCAGCGGCTGCGCGCGGTCACCCTGCCCTGCCTGCGCCCGACCATGTTCTTCGTGATCGTGCTGCTCACCGTGAACAGCTTCAAGATCCTCGACCTGATCCTGGTGATGACCAACGGCGGCCCCGGCCAGTCCACCCTGGTGCTGGCCCAGTACGTCTACCGCAAGGGCTTCGAGGAGAACCAGTTCGGTTACGCGTCCGCGGTGTCGGTCGTCCTGTTCCTGCTCTGCTTCCTGGTCACCGTCGTGCAGTTCGTGGTGAACCGGCGGAGGGAGGCCTGAGATGAGTCTTCTCCTGGACAAGCCCGCCGTGGCGGCACGGCGCGACCACCATCGGCGGCGTTCCTTCAAGTGGGGCCGCTTCGCCGGATATCTCCTTCTGGCCGTCGCCTCGGTGGCCGTGCTGCTGCCGTTCTACTGGATGGTCGTCTCCTCGCTGAAGACCAACAACGAGGTGTTCACCCTGCCGGTCCAATGGTTGCCCGCGGATCCGCAGTGGCACCACTACGTGGACATCTGGACCCGGTCGGACATGACCACCTGGCTCGGCAACACCGTGCTGCTCTCGGTGGTGGTCACCCTGCTCCAGGTGTTCACCGGCAGCTTCGCCGCGTACGGCTTCGCCAAGATCCGGTTCCCGGGGCGGGACCTGCTGTTCCTGGCCTACCTCGGCACCCTGGCGGTGCCCTGGCAGTCGTACATGATCCCGCAGTTCGTGCTGTTGTCGAAGATGCACCTGTCGGACACCCTGTGGTCGATCATCGCGATCCAGGCGTTCGGCGCGCTCGGCGTCTTCCTGATGAAGCAGTTCTACGAGTCGATCCCGGACGAGCTGATCGACGCGGCCCGGATCGACGGGATGAGCGAGTTCGGCATCTACCGCCGGATCATGCTGCCGCTGTCCACCCCGGCACTGGCCAGCCTCGCCCTGATCACCCTGGTCAACACGTGGAACGACTTCCTCGGGCCGCTGCTGTACCTGCGGTCCAGCGATCTGTGGACGATCCAGCTCGGCCTGCGTACCTTCATCAGCCAGTACAACGCGGAGTACGCCCTGATCATGACCGGCTCGGTGCTCTCCGTGCTGCCGATCGTGGTGGTCTTCCTGCTCGGGCAGCGGTACTTCGTCGAGGGCATCGCGACGACGGGACTGAAGGGATGAACCGGATCGGCACCCTCTTCGACCTGGCCTACCTGGCCCTGATGACGAACGTGCTGCTCGCCGTCGCGGTGCTGCCGGTGTTCCTCAGCCCGTGGCTGCTGGGGTTCGCGGCGCCCGGGCTGTGCGCGGCGTTCGCCGTCTTCGGCGCGTACCCCGGGCCGGTGGTCCGCACCTTCGTGCGGGCCTGGCTGCGGTCCTGTCGCCGGGCGCTGCCGCTCGGCGCGTTGGCCACGGCCGTGGTGGTCGTGCTCGGCGTGGACATCCGGGCCGCCTGGGAGCATCCCGCCGGTGCGGTGGTGATCCCGGTGCTGGTGGTGCTGATCGGGCTGGTGGTGGCCACAGCGGTGCTGGCGCTGGTGGCGATCGCCGGCCGGCCGGACGCCAGGCTGCGTGACGTGTTGCGGGCCGGGGTGTTCGGGGGAGTGCGCCGGTGGTATCTGACGGTGCCGTCGCTCGGGGTGCTGGTGTTGTGGGAGGCGCTTTACGTGGCGGCGCCGGTGCCGGCGGTCAGCCTGGCGGCGTCGCCGCTGCTGTATGTGGTGTGGGCGAACAGTCGCTGGACGCTGTCCCCCCACTCGCCCGTCCCCACCCGCCCAGGGGGGCCTGCCCCGGGCCAGTCTATTCGTGATCGTGGTGCCGGGCGGGCGGCCTGTGGACGAGCCGCCGGTGTGGACGACGCGCGCCGATCCGCGGAGCCCGCGACCCAGCCCTGAGAACCAGCCGACCTCCCGACCGAAAGGACCACATGACGGCGATCGACGTGACCGCCGCCGCGGTGACCGCGGCACTGTCCATCATCGACGGCAACCTGCACGAGTTCGGCGACGAGTATCCGGACGACACCACGGTTGGGGACCGCTACCCGATGCGGGCCGGGAACGTGGGATGGACGACCAGTTTCTGGCCCGGGATGCTCTGGCTGGCGTACGACCTGACCGGGGACGAGAAGTATCTGACGGCGGCGAGCGGGCACGTCGGGAGCTTCGCGGCACGGGTCGACGGGCGGGTCGACGTGGACACCCACGATCTTGGTTTTCTGTACACGCTGTCGTGCGTGACGGCGGTCCGGCGTACCGGGAATCCGGTGGCGAAGCGGGCCGCGCTGGCGGCGGCCGACCACCTGATGTCTCGCGTCCTGCACCCGGCCGGGATCATTCAGGCCTGGGGTGACCTGCGGGATCCGGCGCAGCGGGGCCGGACCATCATCGACAGCCTGATGAACACGCCGCTGCTGTTCTGGGCGGCGGAGGAGACCGGGGAGCACCGGTACGCCGAGACGGCGTGGCGGCACGCGGCGCAGCTGCGCGACCACATCCTGCGGCCGGACGGGAGCACGTACCACACGTTCTACTGGGATCCGGTGAGCGGCGAGCCGCTGCGCGGGGAGACCGAGCAGGGTCACGCCGACGAGTCGTGCTGGGCGCGGGGCCAGGCCTGGGGCGTCTACGGGTTCCTGCTGAACCACCGGCACACCGGCGACGAGTCCTTCCTCACCGCGGCCCGGCGCTGCGCCGACTACTTCCGGGCGCACCTGCCGGCCGACGGCGTGCCCTACTGGGATCTCTCGCTGACCGGCGTCGAACGGGACTCCTCGGCGGCGGCGATCGCGGCGTGCGGGCTGTGGGAGCTCGGCGAGCGGGACGCGGCCGGGCGCATACTCGGCTCACTGATCAGCGACTACCTCAGCGGTGGCAACGCGCTGCTGCGGCACGGCGTCTACGACAAACCCAAAGGTGTCGGCGTCGACGAGGGAACGCTCTGGGGTGACTACTTCTACCTGGAGGCCCTCACCCGCGTCACCCGGCCCGGCTGGACCCATCCCTGGTGAAGGAGCTGTCATGGATTACCGGTACCACTGCTACATCCCGGCCGAGCCCGGGCTCAACGAGCTGCCGTTCAACCCGTGCTCGCTGCTCGGTTTCCAGCTGCTCCGGCTCGGCGCCGGGGAGTCCTGGTCGGGTGAGTCCGGCGACCGCGAGATGCTGGCCGTGATCCTCAGCGGCAAGGCCACCTTCACCGTCGGCGCGGCCAAGTTCGCCGACGTGGGCGGCCGGGCGAACGTGTTCTCCGGAAAACCGCACTCGGTCTACATCCCGGCCGGCGTCGCGGTGACCGTGGAGGCGTCCGGGCCGGTGGAGATCGCGCTGCCCAGCGCCCCGTCGGACCTGGCCGTGGACCCGTACGTGATCGAGCCGGCCCGGGTCGCGTCCGGCCGGTGGGGAGCGGCGAACTTCGGGCGGACGTACCACCAGATCCTCACCGAGATCGCGCAGCCGGACCTGCCGGCGCGGCGGCTGATCGTGGGGGAGACGTTCACCCCGAGCGGGAACTGGAGCACATACCCGCCGCATCGGCACAAGAACGACAACCTGCCCGCCGAGGCGGCCCACGAGGAGATGTACTACTTCAAGGTGCAGCCCGGTGACGGGTTCGGGATCTGCCGGATGTACACCGACGAGGGCTACGAGGAGAACTTCACGGTCCGCGACCACGGGGTGCACATGATGCCGGAGGGATATCACACGGTGGTCAGCGCGCCCGGGTACATCACCTATTACCTGTGGTTCCTGGGCGGGACGCAGCGGACCCAGGGCGCGCTGGAGGACGTGAACCTGTCCTGGGTGGGCAGGTCCGTGCCGATGCTGCGCGACCTGGGGCACTGACGATCCGCGGGATCAGGCCCGGCGCTCGGCCGTGATCAGGATCGTGGTCGCGCCGGGCGTCTCCGGGCCGCGGGCCACCTCGGCGAAGCCGGCCTTCGCCGCGACGGCGGCGGACGCCTTGTTGGCCTCGGCATACCGGATCGCGACCCGCTCCACGCCGGGCAGGGTGAGGGCCACCCGGGTCAGCACCGTGACCGCGGCGGTCATGTAGCCCCGGCCGGCATACGGGGTCCGCATCCAGTAGCCGATCTCCAGGGTGCCCGGGCCCATCCGGGTCATCAGGCCGATCGAGCCGGCCAGCTCGCCCACGGCCGTGAAGATCGCGTAGTTGAACTCGGTGCCGGCCGCCCAGTTGTCCACCGACATCTGGATGTAGGCGCGGCTCTCGTCGAGGCCGTAACCGTCGGTGGCCCAGGGCAGGAACGGCTTGAGCTCGGGGAGGGACTCCTGGACCGCCGCCGCGGCCTCGGCGGCCCAGGCCGGTTCCCAGCGCTTGAGGACGATCGTCCCGGCGTTGATCATTTCGGGTGCTTCCATGGCGGCCACTGTGCCGCCGACCGGCCCGGCAGGCAAACCGATTGCCGCCCGGGTCAGGCGACCCGGGCGCGGCGGTGCTGTTTGCCGGCGTACATGGCGGCGTCGGCCTGGGCGATCAGGGCGGTGCGATCGAGCCGGGCGCACGGGGTGGTGCGGGCCGCGCCGATGGTGACGCCCACCGAGACGGTCGCGTCGGCCAGCGGGATCGGCGCACCGACCGTGCCGGCGATCCGGTCCCGCAGGTCGGCCACCTCGGCCTCGGTGCCGGATCGGCAGAGCACCACGAACTCGTCGCCGCCGAGCCGGCCCACCGCGTGCCCCTGGCCGGCCACCGCGGTGAGGCGGGCGGCGACGGTCCGGAGCACCTCGTCCCCGGCCGCGTGCCCGTGCCGGTCGTTGACCGGTTTGAACCCGTCCAGGTCGCAGAGCAGCACGGTGACCGGATGCTGGGTGGCCAGCGCGCGGTCGATCTCGGCCATGATCTGCCGCCGGTTGTACAGGCCGGTCAGCTCGTCGTGCGAGGCCTGGTAGGCGAGCACCCGCTCGGCCTTCTCCCGCTGCCCGGACAGCTGCTTGAAACGGATCAGCACCAGCGGGATCACCAGCAGGGTGGCGACCGGCAGCTGCGGCCCGGCCCGGTCGTCCCCGCGGATGGCCTGCACCGCGGTGATGGCCGGGTTCACGCTCAGCGCCACCCCGAGCCAGCCGAGGTGGAACCGGCCGGGCCGGCGTTCGGTGACCCCGGTCGGCTCGATCGCGGCCGGCGCGCCCGGGTGCACCGCGCCGGCCGCGATGGTCAGGAAGGCGACCAGCATCAGCACGCCGGACCAGGTGCCGCGGTGCGGCACCCCGAGCGCTCCGGCGGTCAGCGCGGCGCCGGTCAGCACCACGGTGAGCAGCAGGTAGCCGATCGTGCCGCGGGCCGCGCCGGTGGCCGCCGAGGCCATCCGCAGCAGGCAGCCGATGACCGCGCAGAGCGCGAGCACGTCGGTCAGCACCTGCGCCTGGCCGACCGGGGTGGCGCCAGCCGGCAGGTGCGGCTCGAACACCCAGATCCAGAGCGCGCCACCGGCGCACAGGCCGAACATCGCGGCGTCGACGATGCCGCCGGCGTCCGCGCTCATCCGGTGCCGGACCGCCATCGCGGCGCCGACCATGAACAGCCCGTGCGCGGCGGCGAGCAGCAGGTCGGCGGGACGGCCCTCGGCCCGGCCCAGGTGGCCGTCGATGATCCAGTACGGCCAGAGCA
Above is a genomic segment from Actinoplanes ianthinogenes containing:
- a CDS encoding GGDEF domain-containing protein; this encodes MRWPHATAPAWIVHAGFLTCALGAGGGFALATPGVRAVIYTLVVIASIGLFVLALVSGHLAHPRPWLVAIGGLLLLLTDQLLWPYWIIDGHLGRAEGRPADLLLAAAHGLFMVGAAMAVRHRMSADAGGIVDAAMFGLCAGGALWIWVFEPHLPAGATPVGQAQVLTDVLALCAVIGCLLRMASAATGAARGTIGYLLLTVVLTGAALTAGALGVPHRGTWSGVLMLVAFLTIAAGAVHPGAPAAIEPTGVTERRPGRFHLGWLGVALSVNPAITAVQAIRGDDRAGPQLPVATLLVIPLVLIRFKQLSGQREKAERVLAYQASHDELTGLYNRRQIMAEIDRALATQHPVTVLLCDLDGFKPVNDRHGHAAGDEVLRTVAARLTAVAGQGHAVGRLGGDEFVVLCRSGTEAEVADLRDRIAGTVGAPIPLADATVSVGVTIGAARTTPCARLDRTALIAQADAAMYAGKQHRRARVA